A region of the Candidatus Bathyarchaeota archaeon genome:
AGTACAGCTTCCATTGCAAAGGACTTTCCAGTAGTTGGGCTGAATGGTTTTTCTAAGGCTTACTTAGCTACTGGGTGGAGACTGGGATACTTCTATTTCCACGACCCAGAAGGAAGGTTGGAGATGCTAAAGGAAAGCGTCAAAAAAGAATCTCGTATTAGACTATGCACTAATACTCCTGTTCAAAAGGCAGGTGTAGCGGCTTTGAATGGATCGCAAGAACACATTACAAAGATGGTTGAAAAATTGCGTAAAAGAAGAGATTACGCTTGGAAGCGCTTAAACGAAATTGAGGGAATCAGTTGTACGAAGCCGAAAGGAGCTTTTTACGTTTTTCCAAGAATACATGATGTTGGACACCGTTGGAAGACGGACTTGGAATTTGTTCTTGACGTTTTGGAAAAAACGGGTGTTCTCTTTGTGCATGGTTCAGGCTTTTGTAATACGTATGGCATAGGTCATGTCAGAGGGGTCTTCTTGCCGCCCATCGGAGTCTTGGAAAATGCGTTTGACAGGCTAGAAAAATTCATGAAGTCTTAAGGGTTATTCCAGAGTAGACGTTTTTCAGCGAATAAGCACACCTTCCTTAGGATCTCTCACCAGTTTCTGGTATTCTTCCATCAACCTTCGAGTGATTGGGCCAGGTTTTCCGTCTCCGATTCTTCGTTTGTTTATTTCCTTCACTGGAACTACTTCTGCTGCTGTTCCTGTAAAGAACACTTCGTCTGCGAGGAATAGGTCTGAAGGTGTAATTTCTTTCTTAACCACCGTGTATCCAAGTTTTTTCGCATTTTCAATGACTACATTCCTTGTTATTCCGCGTAAAGCACCGGTAGATGTCGGCGGAGTTATAATTACGCCATTAGATACGGCGAATATGTTTTCTGCAACTCCCTCACACACAAACCCTTGTTTGTTTAGACATATCGCCTCATCGACGTTTGCGCTGTTGGCTTCAATCTTAGCAAGTATGCTGTTTAGATAGTTTAGAGATTTCACTTCATGCGATGTTGCATCCACCGCGTCTCGTTTGACCCATGAAATTATAGCTGTTAAACCTTCTTCTTTCGCTCCTCCCTGGTGAAGTTTTATCCGGTCGGTGATGATTATTATTGTCGGTTTGGGGCATTTTCGAGGGTCAAGACCTAGGTCACCTAAACCTCTGGAAACAACTAGGCGGATGTACGATTCGGTAAGGTTGTTTTTCTTCAGCGTTTCTATAACAGCATTAATCATTTCCTCTTTCGTTATCGGAATTTCTAGCATTATGACGCGTGCAGATGAATACAGTCTGTCGATGTGTTCCTTTAGTTTGAATACGCTGCCGTTGTAAGCTCGTATTCCCTCAAATACGCCGTCTCCGTAGAGGAAGCCATGGTCGTAGACTGAAATCTTCGCTTCTGACTTTGGATAGTACTTTCCATCTACGTAAATGAGAAGCTCCTTCTCCATTCTTAGCATCCCCTTTTAGATTCTCTACAATATCCGCAATTACTTGATATACTTTTTGTAAAGTAGCCTAGCCATAAAATTGAGGTCGTTGAGATAATTTTTTAGGCAGTGGTAACGGTTTGAAAGGCTTGCCTCTTTTTTCTTTCAAAATGTTATCCACCAGCTCTTGAAGCTTCATCTTTCTGATTTTTCCAGCAACTCTGTCTCGAACAGGCAGAATCCTTGAGTCAATTTCTTTTTGACCGACAACTATTACGTAGTTTACCCATTCGGTTTCTGCTTCTCTAACTTTCCTCTGCAGTGTGAGAGAGCGGTCGTCAAAATCTACCCGTATTTCATATTTGGCAATTTTTTCAGCGATGTTTTCAGCGTCTTTCATGAACTTGTCTGATACAGGTATAACTCTGACCTGTGTAGGTGAAAGCCAGAGAGGAAGAATAGGAGCTTTCCCTTTTTGTTGCTCCCGATATGCCTTTTCTAGCATCATATAGACGCATCTTTCAATTCCACCACTCGGTGAACAGTGCAGAATTAGTGGATGTTGTCTTTCACCTTTTTCATCAATGTAGGTGATGTCGTATCTGCAGGCGTTTTCCACGTCAATCTGGTCTGTTGATAGAGCGGAGGCTTTGTTTTGGTTGTCGACGAAGTTGAATTCCCATTTTAGAATCCAATAGAACGCTTTTTCCTTGAACATCTCAATTAAAACTGGTTTCGCGAATAACTTTGCCAGCGAGACTATGAAATCTTTGTTTTCTTCGTAGAAATCTTTTGTAAACCTTATCGCTAATTCGTAGTCTTCTTTTCCCAGCTCAAAACCTTTTAGGACTTTCATGCACAACTTGAACCGGACTACAAATTCTTTCTTTGCTTGTTCCAAGTCAAGGCAGAGTGCATGACAGTCCGGCATCGTGAAGGCGCGTTGTCGTCGTAGCCCAGTTATTTCGCCGCTTTTCTCTCGCCTAAAACTGTATCTCGTCAACTCATAGATTCTTAGCGGAAGTTGGCGATACGAGAACTGGGCGTCATGGAGCATGAGAAACTGTCCGAAGCATGCAGCGAATCTGAGGAAAAGGTCCTTGTCTTCAGACTTTAGGGTATACTGTCTTGCGGGGAATCGGTCTAGATAGTCGCTTAAGCTGGGGTGATGAAAGTCATACATAATTGGAGTTTCAACTTCCATAGCACCATACTCTGCCATAGTCCTTGTGACAAACTGCTCAATCAAAGACTTGACTAGCCGCCCCTTCGGATACCATCTCAAGTTTCCTGGGTCACTACCCGGCTCATAGTCAACGAGTTCAAGTCTTTTCATCAACCTTATGTGCGGAGGCGCTTGTTGACTTGCTTGCATCTTCGAAATTTCGTATTTAGCGAATTTTTCGAGATCTTCATGCCTTGTGAAATCGAATTTTTCAATAGGCACTAATTTTCCGTCTGGTTGCAGAATATGCCAAGAAGATTTCATTTTTTCTTCAGCTTTCAAAGCTTCAGAAATTCTCTCTTCTATTTTCACTTCGCCTGGCTGGATAACTCTTGACTGTTCTGCTAATGGGTGTCCCTTTATTGAAATGGTGAATTGCTTGTTCCAGCCGAAAGGTGCGCGAAAGGTTTCTATGCGCTTTTCTTTTGCATATTTTTCCATTGCCTTAATGACTTTGAGCGCCACTGCGGGTTTTGCCAATTCACTGCTCAAGTGTGCGTAAGGGTAGATTAGAATTTTGTTGACTTTGAGTTTCTCTAGAAAATCTTGAACTTCCTCGACAGCTTGCTTTGCTGCAGTTTTGTTGTCACCCTCTTCAATAGCGGTAAAAAGGACAACAACTTCTTCTATCCGTCTTTCTTTCTTCTCTGCCTCTTCGGCTAAGTCGATTTCCTTTTGTATAGGCTTGTATTTGATGTAGTTTGAGTGTAGTTGAAGTATGCGCAAATTAGTCATCCAGCTTTAATTGGCTTTCTTATAATTTGGTTAGCTTTCTAAAAATGCTTTTGGAAAAACTGTTGCTTCTGCTTTCTCGAAACAAATCCTCGCGTTAA
Encoded here:
- the ilvE gene encoding branched-chain-amino-acid transaminase, whose product is MEKELLIYVDGKYYPKSEAKISVYDHGFLYGDGVFEGIRAYNGSVFKLKEHIDRLYSSARVIMLEIPITKEEMINAVIETLKKNNLTESYIRLVVSRGLGDLGLDPRKCPKPTIIIITDRIKLHQGGAKEEGLTAIISWVKRDAVDATSHEVKSLNYLNSILAKIEANSANVDEAICLNKQGFVCEGVAENIFAVSNGVIITPPTSTGALRGITRNVVIENAKKLGYTVVKKEITPSDLFLADEVFFTGTAAEVVPVKEINKRRIGDGKPGPITRRLMEEYQKLVRDPKEGVLIR
- a CDS encoding threonine--tRNA ligase, with translation MRILQLHSNYIKYKPIQKEIDLAEEAEKKERRIEEVVVLFTAIEEGDNKTAAKQAVEEVQDFLEKLKVNKILIYPYAHLSSELAKPAVALKVIKAMEKYAKEKRIETFRAPFGWNKQFTISIKGHPLAEQSRVIQPGEVKIEERISEALKAEEKMKSSWHILQPDGKLVPIEKFDFTRHEDLEKFAKYEISKMQASQQAPPHIRLMKRLELVDYEPGSDPGNLRWYPKGRLVKSLIEQFVTRTMAEYGAMEVETPIMYDFHHPSLSDYLDRFPARQYTLKSEDKDLFLRFAACFGQFLMLHDAQFSYRQLPLRIYELTRYSFRREKSGEITGLRRQRAFTMPDCHALCLDLEQAKKEFVVRFKLCMKVLKGFELGKEDYELAIRFTKDFYEENKDFIVSLAKLFAKPVLIEMFKEKAFYWILKWEFNFVDNQNKASALSTDQIDVENACRYDITYIDEKGERQHPLILHCSPSGGIERCVYMMLEKAYREQQKGKAPILPLWLSPTQVRVIPVSDKFMKDAENIAEKIAKYEIRVDFDDRSLTLQRKVREAETEWVNYVIVVGQKEIDSRILPVRDRVAGKIRKMKLQELVDNILKEKRGKPFKPLPLPKKLSQRPQFYG